A genomic segment from Flexistipes sp. encodes:
- the vorB gene encoding 3-methyl-2-oxobutanoate dehydrogenase subunit VorB: protein MAEKILMKGNEAIAEAAVRAGLKGYFGYPITPQNEITAYMSARMPDLERAFVQAESEVAAINMVYGAASTGERCMTTSSSPGIALMQEGISYMCGAEVPAVIVNITRGGPGLGNIGPSQCDYNQATRGGGNGDYDLIVYAPHTVQEAVDLTYRSFEISEKYRNPVIILGDGALGQMAETVILPPFKEKGKTDEGWELTGAKSRDPRSVKSLRLAEGTLLEHNLHLENKFKLISRNETEYSYEEGAYDVLVVAFGTAARVAKTALKNFKEKGHNVGLFRPVTVHPFPYEELKKAASQSKKILVVEMNRGQMLFDVRLSVQNDEKIDFAGKPGGETFSPEEIENKILSCLK, encoded by the coding sequence ATGGCTGAAAAAATACTCATGAAAGGTAATGAAGCAATAGCTGAAGCTGCCGTAAGAGCTGGGTTAAAAGGATACTTTGGTTATCCCATAACCCCTCAGAATGAAATAACGGCATATATGTCTGCAAGGATGCCCGATCTTGAAAGAGCTTTTGTGCAGGCAGAAAGTGAAGTAGCAGCTATAAATATGGTTTACGGAGCAGCATCAACCGGTGAGCGTTGTATGACTACGTCATCAAGCCCCGGTATAGCTCTTATGCAGGAAGGTATTTCCTACATGTGTGGAGCAGAAGTTCCTGCTGTTATTGTGAATATTACCAGAGGCGGCCCAGGACTGGGAAATATCGGCCCTAGTCAGTGCGATTACAATCAGGCCACACGGGGCGGCGGTAACGGTGATTATGACCTGATTGTTTACGCTCCTCATACAGTACAGGAGGCTGTGGATTTGACATACAGATCCTTTGAGATATCCGAAAAATACAGAAACCCTGTAATAATTCTGGGTGACGGTGCATTGGGACAGATGGCGGAAACGGTTATTTTACCGCCATTTAAGGAAAAAGGAAAAACTGATGAAGGCTGGGAGTTAACCGGCGCAAAATCAAGGGACCCACGCTCTGTTAAATCGTTAAGACTGGCCGAGGGTACACTGCTGGAGCACAACCTTCATTTGGAAAATAAGTTTAAACTTATAAGCAGAAATGAAACAGAGTACAGTTACGAGGAAGGCGCATATGATGTCCTTGTGGTGGCTTTTGGAACAGCTGCAAGGGTTGCCAAAACAGCTCTGAAAAATTTTAAAGAAAAGGGGCATAATGTTGGACTGTTCAGACCTGTGACTGTTCATCCATTCCCATATGAAGAGCTCAAAAAAGCTGCATCCCAATCGAAAAAAATACTGGTTGTTGAAATGAACAGAGGGCAGATGCTTTTTGACGTAAGATTATCTGTTCAGAATGATGAGAAGATAGATTTTGCAGGCAAGCCGGGCGGGGAAACATTCAGCCCTGAGGAAATTGAAAATAAAATACTTTCCTGCCTGAAATAA